The Engystomops pustulosus chromosome 4, aEngPut4.maternal, whole genome shotgun sequence genome contains a region encoding:
- the LOC140126526 gene encoding ranaspumin-like isoform X7, with amino-acid sequence MKIAVVLLVIAVSSCSGQLSGAGSVDDVPGLRGDGKIPDAFSPCLIQAIEESSTLHLRLAILMCTYDEGKSQLNDENWNSLYNSLEEVLKDKPCAISTILGDVDKLKALGKSTAEIVEYLVEPLRPVLDSTEVSKLVMDTAGKLTKKMLKPECLPLLIGGDVPQLLIDLKTQACKGSNKEIVMKDLSILGSSKEKVMKDILKRFIP; translated from the exons ATGAAGATTGCGGTTGTACTCTTAGTCATAGCTGTAAGCAGCTGCAGCGGACAGCTTTCTGGGGCCGGTTCTGTTGATGACGTTCCTG GACTTCGTGGTGATGGAAAAATTCCAGATGCTTTTAGTCCCTGCCTAATCCAAGCAATAGAG GAATCCAGTACACTTCATTTAAGACTGGCAATATTAATGTGTACCTATGACGAGGGAAAG AGTCAACTGAATGATGAAAATTGGAATTCTCTTTATAATTCATTAGAAGAGGTTTTG AAAGATAAGCCTTGTGCAATTTCTACCATCTTAGGAGACGTTGATAAATTG AAAGCCCTTGGAAAATCTACTGCAGAGATTGTGGAATACCTTGTTGAACCCTTAAGACCTGTTTTG GACAGCACTGAGGTCAGCAAGCTTGTTATGGACACAGCCGGTAAACTG acaaaaaaaatgcttAAACCCGAATGTTTGCCTTTGCTTATAGGT GGAGATGTTCCGCAACTTCTAATTGACTTAAAAACACAGGCATGTAAG GGGTCCAACAAAGAAATTGTTATGAAAGATTTAAGTATTCTG
- the LOC140126526 gene encoding ranaspumin-like isoform X6 translates to MKIAVVLLVIAVSSCSGQLSGAGSVDDVPGLRGDGKIPDAFSPCLIQAIEESSTLHLRLAILMCTYDEGKSQLNDENWNSLYNSLEEVLKDKPCAISTILGDVDKLKALGKSTAEIVEYLVEPLRPVLDSTEVSKLVMDTAGKLTKKMLKPECLPLLIGGDVPQLLIDLKTQACKGSNKEIVMKDLSILGSSKEKVMKDIALYESTT, encoded by the exons ATGAAGATTGCGGTTGTACTCTTAGTCATAGCTGTAAGCAGCTGCAGCGGACAGCTTTCTGGGGCCGGTTCTGTTGATGACGTTCCTG GACTTCGTGGTGATGGAAAAATTCCAGATGCTTTTAGTCCCTGCCTAATCCAAGCAATAGAG GAATCCAGTACACTTCATTTAAGACTGGCAATATTAATGTGTACCTATGACGAGGGAAAG AGTCAACTGAATGATGAAAATTGGAATTCTCTTTATAATTCATTAGAAGAGGTTTTG AAAGATAAGCCTTGTGCAATTTCTACCATCTTAGGAGACGTTGATAAATTG AAAGCCCTTGGAAAATCTACTGCAGAGATTGTGGAATACCTTGTTGAACCCTTAAGACCTGTTTTG GACAGCACTGAGGTCAGCAAGCTTGTTATGGACACAGCCGGTAAACTG acaaaaaaaatgcttAAACCCGAATGTTTGCCTTTGCTTATAGGT GGAGATGTTCCGCAACTTCTAATTGACTTAAAAACACAGGCATGTAAG GGGTCCAACAAAGAAATTGTTATGAAAGATTTAAGTATTCTG